GGACCAGCGGCGGACGGGGAGTATCACGGTGCTCAGTCGCATGGGTCCGAGCGTACGGCCGTCCGGGCGCAAGGGGCGATCCGCCGGTATCCGCCGTTCCCGGCCGGTGCCCCGCGGCGGTTCGGCCCGGTTCGTTCGGCTCAAACGCGCAACCCACCGCACTCCTGTGCGCGGTGGTACGGGAAGATGGCCCCGTGACTGATGCCTCCGCCACCCCGCCCCGGGCGCCCGAACCGTCCGTTGCGCCCCGGCTGATCGCCACCGACCTCGACGGCACGCTGCTGCACGACGACAAGACGGTCTCCGACCGGACGATCGCCGCGCTCGCCGCCGCCGAGCGGGCCGGCATCGAGGTGTTCTTCGTCACCGGCCGCCCGGCCCGCTGGATGGGCGTGGTCAGCGATCATGTGCACGGTCACGGCCTGGCGATCTGCGCGAACGGCGCGGCCGTCGTCGATCTGCACCGCGGCGGCCGCATCGTCGAGGTCAGCCCCCTGGAACGCACCATCGCGCTGGACGTCGTGGACGCGCTGCGCGACGCGGCGCCGGGCACCTCGTTCGCGGTCGAGCGCACCAGCGGCATCCACTACGAGCCGCAGTACCCGCCGCTCCTCCTGGACCCGGCCGCGGTCGTCGCGCCCGCCGAGAAGCTGCTGGCCGAGGACTTCGTGACGCCACCGGCCGCCACCGGGAGCGCCGGGGACGACGCCCCCGCGTTCCCCGACCAGCCCGTCATCAAGCTGCTCGCCCACCACCCCGACCTGGAGCCCGACGCGTTCCTCGCGCTGGCCCGTACGGTCGCGGGCCACCTCGCCTCCTTCACCCGCTCCAGCCCCACCGCGCTGCTGGAGATCAGCGGGCCCGGCGTCAGCAAGGCCGGCACCCTCGCGCACTGCTGCGCGGAGCGCGGCATCGCCCCGGAGGAGGTCGTGGCCTTCGGCGACATGCCGAACGACATGGAGATGCTGGCCTGGGCCGGCACCTCGTACGCCATGGCCAACGCGCACCCCGAGGTGCTGGCGGCCACCACCGCCCGTACCGCCTCGAACAACGACGACGGCGTCGCGGTCGTCATCGAGCAGCTCGTGCGGCGCTGCGACGAGGCGGCGAACCGCCCGCGCTGAGCGGCCGCCGGCGCTACAGCGGCGCCTCCCAGGTCACCTTCGTCCCGCTGCCGTCCTCGCCCAGCCCCGGACCGTACGCACTGGCGCCGCCCAGCGACTCGGCGCGCTTGGCGAGATTGCGCAGACCGCTGCGCCGGCCGCCGTCCGGTATGCCGATGCCGTCGTCGGCGACGGTGAGCCGGACGCCGTCGGTGCCGTCCGGGAGGGTGACGGTGGCGTCGACGACGACCTCGATCCGCGAGGCCCCGGCGTGCCGGAAGGCGTTCGACAGCGCCTCGCGCAGCGCGGCGATCAGGTTCTTGCCGGTCAGCTCGCCGACCCGGGCGTCGACCGGGCCGACGAAGGCGGCGGACGGCTGGAAGCCGAGCGGTACGGCGGCGGTGCCGATCTCCCGCAGTACCCGGGTCCGCAGGCCGGCCGGCGCCTCGGCCGGGCCCTGCTGCAGGGCGAAGATCGCGGTCCGGATCTCCTGGATGGTGACGTCCAGCTCGTCGACGGCCTTGCCGACGCCGCGCGCCACCTCCGGCACCACCGTCCTGCGCTGGGCGCTCTCCAGGATCATGCCGGTCGCGAACAGCCGTTGGATGACGAGGTCGTGCAGGTCACGGGCGATCCGGTCGCGGTCCTCGAAGACCGCCAGCCGTTCCCGGTCGCGCTGGGCGTCGGCCAGCACCAGCGCCAGCGCGGCCTGCGCGGCGAACTGGGTGGCCAGCGTCCGCTCCGCGGCGGTGAACGGGCGGGCGCCCCGGGACCGCGGGGTCGCCAGCGTGCCGAGGACCCGGCCGCCGCTCTTCAGCGGCAGCATCATGCTCGGCCCGAAGCGGGCGGCGACGTGCGTGACCATACGGGGGTCGGTGGCCGAGTCGTCCACGAACACCGGCTCACCGGCGAGGAGTTGTTCGGCCACCGGGCTGTCGGACGGGATGTGCGTGCCCAGGATCCCGGCGGGGTCGTCGGCGGACACCGCGACGATCTCCAGACCGCCCTCGTCGTCGGGCAGCAGCACGATGCCGGCCGCCGACTCGGCCAGCTTGCGGGCCTGCTCGGCGACCACCGCCAGTGCGTCGTCCACATCGCTGCCGGCGAGGAGTT
The sequence above is a segment of the Streptomyces lydicus genome. Coding sequences within it:
- a CDS encoding GAF domain-containing sensor histidine kinase is translated as MEAATEATRSLRGLSSELTARVPQLLEAMRTVGAGLDLHITLDRIVETAAELADARYAAIGIIDDAREGLSDFVTYGVTAREHERIGALPDGHKGLLGALIHNPEPLRLGDLTRDPRSAGFPPGHPPMRTFLGVPVRVQGEIFGNLYLTEKRGGGEFSEEDLHMVRVLATEAGIAIGNARMYAATRQRERWIDGSVAVTTELLAGSDVDDALAVVAEQARKLAESAAGIVLLPDDEGGLEIVAVSADDPAGILGTHIPSDSPVAEQLLAGEPVFVDDSATDPRMVTHVAARFGPSMMLPLKSGGRVLGTLATPRSRGARPFTAAERTLATQFAAQAALALVLADAQRDRERLAVFEDRDRIARDLHDLVIQRLFATGMILESAQRRTVVPEVARGVGKAVDELDVTIQEIRTAIFALQQGPAEAPAGLRTRVLREIGTAAVPLGFQPSAAFVGPVDARVGELTGKNLIAALREALSNAFRHAGASRIEVVVDATVTLPDGTDGVRLTVADDGIGIPDGGRRSGLRNLAKRAESLGGASAYGPGLGEDGSGTKVTWEAPL
- a CDS encoding Cof-type HAD-IIB family hydrolase, which gives rise to MTDASATPPRAPEPSVAPRLIATDLDGTLLHDDKTVSDRTIAALAAAERAGIEVFFVTGRPARWMGVVSDHVHGHGLAICANGAAVVDLHRGGRIVEVSPLERTIALDVVDALRDAAPGTSFAVERTSGIHYEPQYPPLLLDPAAVVAPAEKLLAEDFVTPPAATGSAGDDAPAFPDQPVIKLLAHHPDLEPDAFLALARTVAGHLASFTRSSPTALLEISGPGVSKAGTLAHCCAERGIAPEEVVAFGDMPNDMEMLAWAGTSYAMANAHPEVLAATTARTASNNDDGVAVVIEQLVRRCDEAANRPR